In the genome of Calliphora vicina unplaced genomic scaffold, idCalVici1.1 scaffold_119, whole genome shotgun sequence, the window CGGTTTGAACGGGACTTTGCCTTTCCCTTAACTTTGCCACCTTTACCACGACCAGACATTTTTCACTTATTTTGTTTAGTTATTAAACACTTCACTAGAGCACTGAATACACAAAACTGTTAACGTTTCCATACAAGTAACGCagtatttatactttttttgtgTTCTGCTCTCACACACGGGGGTTGATTATCAACACACTAGCTATGTAGATACACATTTAATTCGGCTGCAcgaaaaaaagtatatattgcGCACAACATtcgtagaaatttataaattgtgaacaGTGTTAAAAGTGTTTGTGAAGTGTAAACaactgaaaattaaattgtgaaaaatgccCCCTAAAGCAAGTGGAAAAGCAACAAAGAAGGCTGGCAAGGCCCAAAAGAATATTACCAAGAGTGATAAGACCAGGAAACGCAAACGTAAGGAAAGTTATGCCATCTACATTTACAAAGTGTTGAAGCAAGTACATCCCGATACTGGTATTTCCTCAAAGGCCATGAGTATCATGAACAGTTTTGTTAATGATATTTTCGAACGTATTGCTGCTGAAGCATCTCGTTTGGCTCAATACAACAAACGTTCGACCATCACCAGTCGGGAAATTCAAACTGCCGTCCGTCTATTGTTGCCCGGTGAATTGGCTAAGCACGCTGTCAGTGAAGGCACCAAGGCTGTAACCAAATACACCAGCTccaagtaaattttatttacacaccacgattgattctttttttaattacaaaaggCCCTTTTCAGGGccacaaaatcaattttaaaagagttttaatttgttatcaagcgtttttagtaatttatattacatgttttttttttagaaaaaattataaactatttacatttcatacaatatttaaaaaatacaaaaattaacttcttattatatttttgacgtTCTTATTAACTAtccaaaatggaaaattaaacaaacatttttaataaaaattaaaatgtttttaaatattatattgtttactgtctaaaatggaaaataagatcttaaaaaaaataaaataatacttaataCAAACACTTTTAGGGGTACTGCATAAAAAGTCTAGAAGATAatctaaaaatcaattttaaatccataaagttgacaattaattcaaattttagagGTTTTtctaacataatttaaaaatttttaataatttataaaataaaatttttttatttttgaaaaaatattttttattaattctatttaatgaaaaattgaatATTAGAGTTTTTAAGCAATATTGTGTTTTGCCGAcggcttttaattttttaatttgtcaatTGAATTTTAGAGCTTTTAGGCAACATTGTGTTTTGCCGACggcttttatgaaattttcttaataaatattgtgtataatttaatgaaaaattgaattttagagtttttatGCAATATTGTGTTTTGCCGAcggcatttaattttttactttgtcaATTGAATTTTAGAGCTTGTTTTGCCGACggcttttatgaatttttcttaaaaaatattgtgtataatttactggctaatggaattttaaaacaataaatcttTCTTTTCAAATGTCAGTAGAAATAAAATGAGAattattgtgtaaaatattctttaaagtacttctatttttttctactttttttttttaaatattaagtttaGAATTTGTAATTTAATCTCTTTTATGTAATTATTTTGTAGCCCTGAAAAGGGCTttttagggtataaatattttttttcaaatattgaaaaataacattgttgatataaacaaaaaaagtaaaagattTACTTTTTGGCGACTGCCTTTTTGGCAGCTGGTTTCTTGACTGGTGATGCCTTTTTGGGCTTGGCTGCAACAGCGGTTTTTGCTTTGGGTGCTTTTGGTTTTGTTGCTGGAGCCTTTTTGGTGGTTTTTGCTTTAACTGTGCCAGTCTTCTTAGCAGTTTTAGCATTGACCTTTTCGGTCTTCTTCTTCTCAGCAGTCTTTTTAGCGGCAGATGGTTTTTTAGCTGAGACTGCAGCAGCCTTCTTCTTGGCAGCGGCGGCTGACTTTTTCTTTTTGTCTGCAGCAGCAgctacttttttcttttctttaggCTCTTTTGAGGCAGCAGCTGACAATTTGAATGAACCAGAAGCACCCTTACCTTTTGTTTGAATTAGTTTTCCACTAGTTACGGCACTCTTCAAATATTTCTTGATGAAAGGAGCCAATTTCTGTGCATCTACCTTATAAGTACCGGCCATGTATTTCTTAATAGCTGCAAGAGATGAACCACCGCGTTCCTTTAAAGTTTTAATGGCTGCATCAACCATTTGTTGAGTTGGAGGATGAGATGGTGCAGCTGATGGTTTCTTTGCCTTGGCAGAAGTAACTTTTTTCGCCTTTTTCTCAGCTGCTGGAGCAGCAACGGGAGAGGCAGTATTTTCAACAACAGCGGAATCAGACATGtttaaaattcacttttttttttatttttattaacacaaaaattgtaagtaTATGGTGGTAGCACTTTTTGTGTGTGTGCGCATAAAACCATTAGGTACATCGTTATCATGAGAAGTTCATAGTAGTcgacaacaacaatttgttaaatttttagtgaGAGCTCgagtaaaatttaacaaaagttttttcttcttttcaattatttcgactatatttaataaaaaatttaaaaaatgttttacataATCCATAGTATAGGTGTTGTAgattgtattttaataaaaataattaattttcacttAGCCAATTCTATTCTATAGACCTTTTTCTAACAAGTTTTTAATATGtttctaacaaaatattaatgtaattacacgtaattgttatattattacaaaattttttaacaaaattgatgtCCACAGAATATCACATGTGTTTTCTTTatgttggttaaaaaaaatttcaatttaatttatttttagatttttgaaaattattttaaaatttactctaTTACAGAGTCATTTTGCTCA includes:
- the LOC135963115 gene encoding histone H2B-like; translation: MPPKASGKATKKAGKAQKNITKSDKTRKRKRKESYAIYIYKVLKQVHPDTGISSKAMSIMNSFVNDIFERIAAEASRLAQYNKRSTITSREIQTAVRLLLPGELAKHAVSEGTKAVTKYTSSK
- the LOC135963103 gene encoding histone H1-like, which encodes MSDSAVVENTASPVAAPAAEKKAKKVTSAKAKKPSAAPSHPPTQQMVDAAIKTLKERGGSSLAAIKKYMAGTYKVDAQKLAPFIKKYLKSAVTSGKLIQTKGKGASGSFKLSAAASKEPKEKKKVAAAADKKKKSAAAAKKKAAAVSAKKPSAAKKTAEKKKTEKVNAKTAKKTGTVKAKTTKKAPATKPKAPKAKTAVAAKPKKASPVKKPAAKKAVAKK